DNA from Solanum stenotomum isolate F172 chromosome 3, ASM1918654v1, whole genome shotgun sequence:
ACAAGCTAAAAAGAAGTACCGTTATTAGTTCATTTGCTCTTGAAGAAATCCTAAAACAATCTATTCAACTGAAAATTCATACACCATATTGTGTATGTACTTGTCACCAGGCTGAACGACAACAGAGGGGAAATTTGGTGTGTTGATAGCATTTGGAAATCCTTGAGTCTCTAAACAGACTCCAGCATGCTTGTTATAAACAGCTCCACCTTTGCCAACAACTCCATTGACATAGTTTGCAGTGTAAAACTGCATGCCAGGAGCATTGGTCCATAAATCGAGTACTCTGGAACTCTTAGGATCCTTTATTTTTGCAGCATGCTTCAGGCCATCTTTCTCGTCTCCACAGTCAAGCACATAATTATGATCATACCCTAAGCCAACCTGCTGGATATCACGGCCAATCTGCTTTTCAGAGGTGAAATCAAATGGAGTGCCTTTAACAGGCATTATTTCTCCAGTTGGGACCGTGTACTGATCAACAGGAGTGATATGATTTGCCCATATTTGGGCTGTGTTGTTGAGAATATCTCCTGAATTATGGCCACCAAGGTTCCAATAAGTGTGCTGGGCTAAACTAACAGGAGTAGCCTTATTTGCAGGCACAGCTTCCATGTCAAGTCTGAGTGTCGTCTTAGAGGTAAGCGTGTACGTTGCAGTAACAGAAAGATCTCCCGGGTAACCTGTATACAAGGCAAATCAGAAACTAAGTCCCGTTACATTAGTCGAGGATGAATGGctagagagaagagagaaaaatacCTTCTTCGCCATCATGACTATGATACTTAAAGGAAACTGATGGATGTTCACCCTCCTTATGTTCAGCAACCTCCCACACAGCCTTGTCAAAACCCTTATGCCCACCTTTGAAGAGAAGAAATAGTAGCATTAAGAGTACAGACAAAAGAGAATAAAAGCCATTGAATTACAAAAGACTTCCATCCAACGACAATAATAACTGGGAAATAACATAGCTTTTTGTTTAGCAAGAAGTCTCCAGTACACAGGAAATTCCCTTTCTTATTAGTGCAATACTTACTGAAATTACCAGTGCAATATAAAAGCAATTCACTATTCCGAAACATCATACTCAATGATAAAGATTCTTGCCAGAATCACCAGACATTTAGAAGCTCACAAAAGTTCATTATTCATGAAGGTATTCAACTTCCTGAAATTGGTAAAGCTCACAAATATTCATCAACAACTATCTATCCATTGATGAAGCTAAAAAATGTTCTTATTATGGAACGCAATGTAAGTCAATTTTCAGGTCAATCACTAATAATGAACTATAAAATTCTgacagaaaatattttttctcaatggGGTATGATTTCCCATAAGCAGATCATACAGCCAAAAATCGAGTGAAACAAGTAAATTCTATCCAATGGTCAGAGATATAGTAAAACCTCCATCCCAACCCTTGTTATGGGTAATCATCAGTGATGATCTAGCAtataaagatcaaattttggaTACACAATTGCAGTAATTTAAACACAATTGACTTACCAATGGATAAAATTTGTTCACAGAGATGAGAAAAGTATACAATATCTTACCATGCAGGCTGTTTGGGGGCTTATTGATGGGTAGAGTGTAATCAACTCCATTCAGAGAAAACTTCCCATCTTTAATCCTATTTGCCACACGACCCACAATGCTGCCAAAGTATGGGGCTAAACCTTTCTGatcaattaaaagaaaaaaaatcaaaagatcaGCAATTCAGTTCAAAGATCAAGCCGTAAAACAAATGGGTTtcgatgaaaaaataaaaattgacataaAATTTTACTCGCCTGGTATGGCTCGAGGGTATCAAATCCAAGAACCACATCACCCAAATTCCCTTCAATCAAATAGATAATCAAACATCagtataaaaatattgaaaacaagaaagatccaatTTTTATGATGTAGTATATATCAAGAAGGGGATTTTtctgaagaaaaagaaaaggtacCATCTTTATCTGGGACAGATAGGGAGAGAATAGTGCAACCCAAATTGGAAACTTTGACTTGCATGCTTCCATTGTTGAGCTCGATAATTTTGGGTTCCGCCATTACTGTTAAAATTAAGGATTTTCAGTTTTGCTCACCACTAAAAACACTGACAGAAGGGTGTGTATAAATAAGTGATGAGAGAAACAGAAGTGACACGAGGACAAACTGGTAATTTCAGTGAATATTAATACGTCAGTATTTATCCATTTAAATCAAGtagattaattttttataataatgttTCATGGATTTTGGCGTAGTTCTCCGTAATTTACTCTAAATAACAATAACGTGTAATAcacaatttctctatttttgttaCCTTTTGCAGAGTCAACTACATTAATCCTTTTGAAAAGAAATACTAATATTTAAGACAACATTTTAACTGGATATGTCatactttttatttaagaaAGATTTCACAAGGTTAAGGGTTAGAATAATGTATTCGTTTAGGATATTTTACATCAAATCAACTCAATTTACTTTAGTTAAGCAATTTAAAGTAGTAAAATTATGCATCAATTAGTCATGGTTTATACAGCCACTTGAGAGAACCATGCCTAAGAAGTCAAAAAATTGTTTGTCTAGCAAGAAATCAACATGAAAGATTATTATCTCCTTCATTATAGTACAAGATAATTAGTGTCATTTACTTTGAATCAATCAAAGACAGGGATGTCCCAGTGCAAATTCGAATTTAAGCTGACCCCAATACGGGTATCAGACACAggaaaaccaaaataaaaaaaaaagtaaacataACCATCAAGTGTTACAACTTGCACCTTTATTATTCTTACGGGCTAGGGCTGATGCATCAACAAGATATTTAATTTGAGATAACGAGGGCGGATATATCAGATAATAATCTACCGGGCATTTTCATGGACTAGAATGTTAGCAAGCTTTCCCTGCTGAGCCAAACAGACGCATCTTTTCAGCAATCACTGCTTTCATGGCTTCTTTTGCAGAAGCCATGACATTGATGAGGTCCTTCTTATTGGGGTTACTCAGTGCATCCATATAAGCCTTGCGCACTTCAGTATTAACATTGAACTTTCTGACGCCAAGCTTTATGCATTCCTGTTCATTACAGTGAGAGCAAACTGAACATTAATCTCGGATTATCTATCATATAATCCTAGCAGtaaaaaggaaaacattttGACAAGTTGTCTACCAAAGAGAAATCTTCAAAAGAATTGATAACTGAATTAAATCTTGAAATGAAAGAGCATAGGTGGATGTTTTAGATCTAAACTAGTTTGTGACTGAAGCGTAGTTGTTGTTCTCAAATCATCAAAGGTCCATCACGACCCCTAATTTCCACCTAAGACTACTTCTATAAAGACATTAATGATAGAGATAGGACCTTCAACACTGAGAGATTTTCCACCATTACCCCTTTTAAACTCCATTCTTATATTGTACTCAGCATGCTCAACTTCCCTCTTGCCCTTTATCTATTTCACTAAAATGAATCAATACAAAGATGTTAGAATTCAGTATACCTCTATTATTTCCTTTGACAGCCCAGAAGCACCATGAAGAACAACATGAACTCCTTTCTTTGAACACAAGCCATAGAGGTCCTGTACTCATAAAAAGAGGAGAAATGGTGAGTTCAAGTTAAATTAGGAGCAGATGCAGCTTTACTTGGCACATAAATACAGATCCAAAACAATTTTTCGAGAGATGCTAATTCACAAGGAACTCATCGATATTGTTTTGTTTCCAACTGATGcgtgattaaaaaaataatcacaattaGAGTGATTTTGGAATCAACACGTACAACAGATATCTACCTTTAAAAAAGGAATGTTTGATTTTCTTCAGAGCATGCATCAGTAAAGCAGACTAATTTTATAAATCAATATCAATGTTCTACAAGTTGGAGAATTGCTACTCTTATTTTCAAGTATATAATGTGACATGAATAGGTTACAAAATGTTTAGCATCACAAATCGTCGCAAGTGGTTTTTCATAGAAAAAGCAGGAGTCTGATATATTAAGTGTAATTGACCTCCTTCATGGTTTATATTGATTGCCATATTAAAAATTCCCAGGTCAGTAAACTCTGATCCTAAATCAAAAGGatgaaaaggaaacaaaaagaGGGCGAGAATATATGCATTAGACCTTCAGCAAATCAAGTCTAAGATTTGGACCACTTGGAGGATATTTGCCATGAACATTTCCGATGCACACTGCCAAAGCATCTATGGCCGTCGCATCAATGAATTCATGTGCCTGAAACGTCATATGAAAGCAAgttcagaaattgaaaaaagttgATATTAACCTGGTGGTGGAGGGCtcgggagagagagagagagtaagGGAAAGGGACCTGATTAATATCAGTCAGCTTTGCTTCATAGTCTGCTACAGTCAAATCATCTTCAGTACCTGACAATCTTCCTAATTCAGCTTCTACCAACATCTTTTTCGAGTGCGCCAAGGAAGAAATGTACTTCGTATAGGAAACATTATCCTTGAAAGGAAGGTGTGAGCCATCTACCATGAGTGAGTCAAATCCCTGTGGTGTGGTTGAAGTTATGAGTTAGCACACTGACATAAGAATCTTTGAGCTCTATTTGGTTGGGAAAAAAGTTTAATTGACGTGGAGAGCATAATAAATATGATCACTACTAACAAATGAAACTAACCATCTCAAGAACTTCCAACAACTCTTGCTTGGAATTTCCATGGTCAAAGTGAACTGTTATAGGAACCtgtcattatgaatatggttaATGCTTTTACGGAGATCAAGAAAGATAAAGAACGTACAGAGGCACAATGATCACTACTCAGATTTTCCAAGTTAATTTCTCATTCATCAAAAGGAAGCTGTTTATACATACTTAAATTAGAACTTCAGATTATGACATAACAGAAACTAATTACTCCCAAAACCCTACATCTGGTCATAATTTCCAACactcaatttttaatcaaagaGCATAGATATTAAGAGAGGAAAACCTTTTCTGGATCACAGAtttgacacccgatccaatccATAATATATCAGACATTAGATGTTTTACCGCTTCAAAAGCCTGTGCAAGTATGCCAAAAAAATCTGGAGCTATTGGATCATTACTAAGTAaataattcttctttttttatgcTGTTCTATCTTATTGAAAGATTTAAAGATTCCCTATAATTAGCAAAGAAACATATTTCCTTTTGATGGATCACAGCTTATAttgtgggactacactgggtatgttgttgcaGTTGTTGATCACTGCCTATATTGATTTTTTCACTTATCCACAAATTGCAGCAGAAAACAGGTTCCCTTAGTCACTGTAGTGCAAATCCATGTTTATTGTCTGGTAGGAGCAGCACTGCAGCAGTATGCATGATTAAATATAGTTCAATTTTTATCCATCTATTTTTCATTATTCCAGAGTTGCTACAAGTTGACTCATTATCTAGAATATCACTTACAGATGCTTGTTCTGCAGCTGATATGCAACATGCAATGAGTGGAACTCCTCCTTCCTTTAGTGCACTAGGATGGATCTGGAGAATAAGAAGTGGCATAGATTCTTATTGTAGCAAATGAAACAGACATTATGTTCAAATAGAAATGACTTCCCTTCTTTTCCCCCATCAACAGATTAAGCATTCAGAAGAACATATATGAAGATGGAAAACGAGATGGGAAAGTCAAGAACttcaaattaaaagataataaattaatactaGGATAGAGCTCTCAATAAAAGGACCACAAAAAGAATGTGCTACGAGGGATAAGGTATAATAGTCCCGGAATAAAATGCAGGATTATTTTATCTTACATTTGGTTAGGGGTTGTTAGTTAGTCCCAGGATTATTTATCCCACCATTTTACTGtaatgatgggataagttatcccatatataAAGTGGGACAACTATCGAATGGGATAACTTTGTCACCAATGCCCCATACCAAATAACCCTTAAATAGTACTAATGAGTAATGACATCAGTTCTTCTGAAGTAAAATATAGGTCTCTGAAGTAAAATATAAGAACTGAAAATTCAAACATATTAGtaataagaaaataacaaatcaaaacaaaaaagaacacGATTCTTTCGTGATTTTTTTAGCATTACcacaaatttaagaaaaaaacgtTATCTTTTAACAGTGCACGCAGAAGTGTATTCAGAAGTTGCAAATATGTCAGCTTTTCTGAAGTAAACTTATCAGGGCTAGTAGAGCTAACAATGATCTGCTTAAACCTGTAAGATAGCAGGACTATTTTCCTCCTCTGCTGCAGCAACAACTGCCTCAACTCCTTCCAAATTGTAGACGTTAAAAGCACCAACAGCATAGCTTCCCCTCTCAGCTTCCTATTAACAGAACAGATAGTGTAAATCCATATGTAAAAAGAAGGGAAATCATTAAAGCAAAGCCATTCTACCAGTAGGAGTTCCTTAGTTGATAATCTGCCAGGATGAGCCCAACGTTTCACCACCTCTGCCAGAGCATTACTGTCACCAACATTACCTGATATTCACATTGATAGCTAATTATTAGGGACCAAAGTACAGGTATTCAACGGCAAGAAGAAATTGCCAAAAATTACCTGGGAAGACAATATAAGGAACCTTTGGATGTCGGCTTTCAGGACCTAGCTGCCACACTGGAATACCAGCAAGAGCTTGTCCCACTACTTTAGCACGTTTTGCTTCTAAAGCTTTTGTGGCAAGATCTGATGAGGTAATTCCTCCCTATGAAAGAAGAACTCAAGCAATTGGTCCAACACTTCAATAATTTCTGTTTATTAAGTTCTCCAGACATGTTCAGAGAATATGCCAAGATAATGAAGTAACATATAGCTGTTGTGAAACCTAAAAGATTGACGGCACATGCTGTCAGGGAAAAGACTTTGTACAAGAAGTTTAGGTTCCCCTTAAACAAGTGCAACTAGGAAAACAGGGAGAACAAAAACCCAGATCAGAAAAGTCGGGCATAAAACAGTGTccttagttttcatatgttACTTCATTATCTTCAGATATTTACCCCAAAGGCTTCCTTAGTTCTCAAGTCTTCAAAAGAGTTACATACTGGAGTaaatttcaagttctagagCTGTTGCTTTTTGTGTCTTGAGATTCACACTGATTCGTCATATTCATCCTGCTTTTTGCTTCCATCCACATAAATCGATGAGCATGAATAATCCCCTGCCCCCCTTTTTGATTTAAGCAAGCATACACGTGTTTTAAGACTCTTAAATAAGAAGGATAATATTAATTTACAATTGCAACCTAGACCTAGGTTTTGACTTTAGTCAGTCAATCATTAAACTAACAAATCCTTCGAACTCTGTCCCCTTAATTTGACACCTTTCAACAGAAAGCTATGTGAGGAAAGAAAGAACTGTAAAAAAGTAATGAGCATGATGAATGTCCCTTCCACTAAACATGCACATAATATAGAAGAAAGTGATACAAGCATGCAGAGATAAAAGAAGTACCTTTGCAAGAATATAACGAGGCCTTGTGGTTATCCTCCTAACTATCTCCACCAGTGCTGAGCTTACCTTGAAATTGATCTCTAAACTTTCAGAAGGAGCTGGGTATAGTACAGTATGTTAAAAGCACAAAAAAGTGAATAAAACAAAATCAGGATGGCAAGGAATTAGTATTCGTCATTAGATAATATGAAGACTCACTTTTGCCTGTGATCAGCTCCCTACTGGTCATTATGAAAGTATCTTTATGATTTCTAAGGTAAACGTCTGCCATTTCAGCAGCTCGATTGATTTCTTCCTCCCTCGTTTCTGATGACTCCATGGCAACTTTATTTACTGAAATCTACTTTTCAGGAAAGGAAATTAAAACTTAGCTTCATATTTTCAGCAAAAGTATAACAtacagtattcagttttacctCTATAGTCTTCAAAACATGACCATATTGTAGTTTTAGTTCTTCAACCTGCAGTGAACTTGAAATATAAGTGTGACGGAATGCCAATAGAAATTAAGCATACGAAACTTGTTATAATTGACCTGCTTTGTTGTTTTTGGAACATATGAACCCACAACAATAAGTCCACCATTTCTTTCTCTACTTATTCCAATATCATTTGGCAAAATTGGAGATTTTTGGATGATTCCAACTCGAGTAGAAACAAAACTGGCAGCAGTACGGCACAAAAAGTGTTTTCCTTTTAGTTCTGCCTGCATATAGAGCAAAGAAAATGAAGATCAACTTACATCTCACCACATGAAAAAGAACTAATATCAAATGTAACGGGAATTCTATAAAACCTTTATCATTCCAGCGGCAAATACAGTCATGTCTCTTTCACTAGCTGCATTGACTATACATGTTGAACCCTGTTACAGGAAATGCGATCAGGAGCAACAAATAATTAAGGTTGAGTTTTTGTAAGGAAGGGAAAATCAACCCAGCAAGAAATTTTCCAAGCCCACAGCAGAGTGGAAGGTTCCTTTTCACTATCCAGTAGTTCAGGGACTGGCATCAAAAGCTTCTGTGAAGCTCTTCAGAAGGAAATCTGGTAAGTTTGCTTATGCAGTAAATTGTGTAGCACTAAGCTGGCAGTTGTGAACATAGATTGCTCACTACCATCTACAACTCTGTCATTCACTTgcaattttaaaacatttacgGCCTCAAGGGTCTTATGGTTTCCCTAAACATCAGCAACTATCAGTGAACTTCTCTATTAGACTCTCTGCACATGACAGTAATGTTATGGAAGAAAACTAAGAGGAGTTTAAGGGTTCAGTATGCAGGATTCTAAAAGAGTAAGGCTTTTGGCTGTAATGAGGGGTTTGAGAAGGTAAGCATCTATGACTTTGTAATCTCATGTTTGCACTTTAAGTCAAATCCAAGTTTTATGTGTATGAACCAAAGCTCACACACAAATCTCCATATGTAGAATACCATCACCCAAAAGACACACAAACAGCGAACTTCTAACATGAAGTCCATTCTCTAAGGAACTTTGAGATCATGATAAGAGCTGTACGAAAGAAAAGTACATcgccaaaaaagaaaataggtGCCAAGCATAAGCTAGCCATGTTGACAAACACAGTCAGATGATGGATACTAATGAGTCAGTGGAGGTAATAAAGAAAGAGCAATTATGTAAGAGTAAGAGTAAGATGGCGATGACGCTTATGTACCTTCTGCAAATTACAGAGATGTTCACAAACAGCATCTGGTCCACCATTTCTTAAAAGCTGGATGGAGATTGATGAAACACTGCTAGCAGGTCTCTGGccctttgttttttcttctacccactaaaatatcaaatggagaaaaaaaagaaagaataacaACTACATCAGTTTAGTGTGAAGCAGAAAACATGTTTTCCTCAGAAACAGACAAGGCTTGACCTCTCGGATGTTGGAAGATTTGTATCCAAATGCAGCATCTTTAGCAAATTCTGTTTCACCAGCGGGAACAAGCCTAAAGACAAGAAGACATAATTAGTGTTTTCCGGCAAGTCCAAACAACTAATATAAGTTAGATTAGAGAGGTACCTATCAGAATCTGCAACATAATGTGTATCTCCAATGGTATAACGGCCTCCTTGTAAGAAAAAGGGGCAGATAATCCATGCGTCCATCTCACCCAGTACAGAAACAGCTGCATCTGCTTCCTAGGTAGCATAAAACGATATCTTAATAGTGTGTCAAGAAAGGACGACAACCACAACAcaatcccaaacaagttggggAAAGAAAGGCCACACAAGGTTTGATATCTGTCAGCTTATCTCTATCCTCACCTCAGGGAAATGACCTCGTAAGGTTGAATCACCCCTCAGAACCACTGTGTAGTCTGCTTTTTCCACTGACTTGGCAGCAGAATCAATGTTCCTGCAGATATCTGCTATCAATGCACTAGCCTGCAGTGAGAAGCGTCAGTTAATGATGTCACAATCAATGAGATAAGTAACTTAGCCAGCAGCTGTTAgacttcaaatacaaaaattcttTGAAGGGGTTCGATATAGAAACTTTTCTTCAATGTAAGTCTTTTTACCTTCTCAGAAGTCAATGCTCTGGAATTagtcaaaatgaaaaaacattTAGGCCTCTTTTTGAACTCTTCAATGAGTGACTCAATGCTCCTGCAAAAATTAGCAAGTTCATGACTGGtaaaagtaacaaaaatattttgaagtttttaTCTCTATAAGGATCAAATAACAAAGTTTCATCTATGATGGAGATAAGAAGTATGTTAACCAAGAGCATTTATAAAGTTTGATGGAGAGGAGAGAGTAATGGAGATTGAAGCTAACAAAGAAGGGAAATTATATTGTTATCATCTTCTACATGATAAATGTATTAAACAAAATAGATCTCAACTCTCTTTCCTCGCACGAAGAAGAGAATGAAGGAAATAGATAAAGAACTGAGCAACATGTATCTATTGCTAGTTTATTTAAGTTAAACATTACAAGTATCTAGTTCCACAAATAGCTGGACactaatttcttttgtttggtCGCTCACACCTGTCATACAAGTGCTTGGCCTATAGACTACACTTAACGAATGGGGATTTTGGTTAATTATTTCCAGTTTTCCCACTTCCGCACCTTAAATAACATGAATAATACGCAACACAtataaagaaatgaagaaattacACTCTGAAACTCAGTCTTCCTGCCATACCATTTTGAATTGGTAACACTCGCTAGAGTCTCTGTTTGTGAATCCAGAAGACAATTTTTTGGAAAAGGAACTAAACTGTCTCTTGAAATTTATAGAAGCATTTTACCATTCTGTCAGGACCTCAATATCGTGAACAGTTTGAGTCCCAGTTGGATCATCATCCAGAACAATTAAAGTCCTCAAACTATTCTCTGTTAGTGTACGTATTTCATTGATCGGATCCACTGGCCACTCAGGAGGAAGGGACTGCAATGCAGATTCTTTATTGAGAACAGGAAGTTTTCCTTCAACTTTGACTCCACTCAGCGTCTCATAAACCTGCAGAAGTTTGAGATAGAGTAGATGGTAACAATTAGCTGAAGCATTCTCCTTACAAGTTATGCCTATCAAATTCATGCTGCAGTATAATTAACAGAGGAAAACTACATCGTCTTTGGAATAAACTGAATGATAATTGagcatattttcataaattcaaacatTAATTAACATGGCATCTCTTATTACATACAGCTGGTCATACCTTTACTACAGCAGCATCATCCAATCTGCCCCATCCAGCAGCAGAACCTAATCCATGAGACATATAAACAGTATGAAGACAGGTTACACAACATGAAAGAGAGTGCTTTTGCAGTACAGCAGTTCAATTTACATGCTCAAACACCATTAAGTTAAACAAAGGTTAATTAGAAAAAAGAGTAATCTGTGCTGGTTAAAAAAGGGTTATGAGGAGGACAGGACCACAATTTTATCTGGTTAAACCCATGGCTGAGACGGCACAGAACTGACAAATCTAAGACATTTAACGCTAGTTAAATACTTTGTTGGAAGCCATAGTTAATACTGGCTAGCATAAGGGGACCACCTATTCAGCTGTTTGTCAGCAATTCCTCCTACTAATAGAAAAATATCTCTCTTCCAGTCACCACTTTACCCACCCCTCCCCAGTTTAACCACATTTTCATGATCGcatattcatacaaacattAGGCCTCACAATCTTCTACATCTCgtgattgaaaagaaaagaggaaaatatgCTTTGGGAGAATGTCTATTTCATCCAATTtttcaaacaaagaaaaaaggaacatCGATAAAAATATCTTTACAGCATGATATTCAGGGACaatttccaaatatatttggGCAATAAAATGGTGAATAAGCTGAAATCAAATGTCCGTAGACCAAAAGCAAACAATGGGAAACCCAACTTGTTGTACTTAAaagtttcttctttttaattagttAGCAACAGTAGACTTGCACAGtcttttgaatataaattattgaaGTTGCGCTACATGACAATAATATGCATCAAGAGTTTTCTTCTTTCCAGAAGAGTGACTCGACAAAGAAACCAAATGTTAGTTAAAATAGTAATGAGCAATCCTAGACAGTACCAGTATCTTATCGTTGTAATACTTTTAGGTCAAACAAAACTTAGAAACTGTCAATTTTGCTGTAATAAATGAAACCGCATTTGGATATCATTGAGAAAAGTGGGGGATGAAAATGGAAAATCTCATTTGCTAGAGTGCTTGCAGTAAAGGATACacaaagttaaaatagaaaGTAACAGATCTCTTAACCGCACCTGACAGGAATAATTGGTGTGCAATGTTTGCAATATGAAGCGGCACTCTGCGTGATGAGCCTTCACGAGAAACAATGCCCTGTTAAAACCATAAGAATAGCCTTAACgaaattaaaaatcaaagttaaCACAGCTGCAATATGAAATGTGTTCAATGTTTATCAGCCTCACCAGATCCTTCACGAAGATATCAAGTGCCGACAGCGGCGTATAATCATTTTCTATCATGTGCGGCCCACGATTCTCAAACATCCTGCAAAAATACAAATCCAAATAAATCCTACTGTTCACACATTAACACAAATCTCATGCCACAGATAAGCACAATTTCTAGAAAGAAGTAAATAGCTCCATAATGAAAGCAGGCAAAGCAGGTGGAGAACCAGAAATTCTCAGGCATCAGTTAACATCTTAGAGTTGTGAGGAGCTCAGAGCCTCATTTTCCTACAGGGTGATAATTAGAAGACACCATAAAAGTTAAGCTACTATGCTGGTATTGGAGCAAATAAGCCAAGGTTAATCATTCTAACATCGTCTCAGTTCCACCAACCGATGAATTAAACAACATGATTTCCTGCTTACCATGAGACAAACAAATACATCTATAAACTCTCTGACAACTCATGCACAGAAGACACCAACCTCACCCCGGAAAGAGAAAGAAATGCCAAGACATGTTTTTACCATGTCTTATGAAATTACGACTTTGCTTGTAAAATAGGTTACAATAAGATGAAAAAGGCAAAGTTTTTCCAAGCATATCTCTGAAAATGACTATTGTTGAAGGCATCAATCAATATTgatgaacaaataattaaacaaataaaaacatccACTCTCtagcaatattttttatatatacacaattcAAAACAGTATAATACAAGGAAATCTTAATTTGAGTCTTGCAACGGTTGAAGATAcaactaaataaatataagtatcctttttttactaatttatactTTCAGATGAGGTAGTACATACAATTCAACAACTATTTCTACAATGACCAAAGAACCAACCGAAAACTCATGCACAACACAGTGAGATGATTCCTTAAAGAATAAAAGTTTTTGAAGGTTTCCTGCTTAAAGTCAAATCATGAGTGAgcttctcaaaaaataatactcACAATCATAAAGACCACATTACACAGAAATAtctaactaataaaaaaaaaactgacttTTCTTCCAAacacaaattcaaaatatatatatagcttgGACGCACTCTCAATCATAGATGATTCTATGATTCCTGTCTCACTAATTATAGGACCACATTCTGCATTCAGCACTAAAGCATTATAATATTCATGACTACATATCGGAAATATCAGGTTCAGGGTAACATCTAAAAACTAATATCATGCCATGCACAGTtgcaaacaaaattaaaaactgAGCACTGCACAGCTTCTTTTACCTATATTTGAATGAAAAGaaggaaattattt
Protein-coding regions in this window:
- the LOC125860080 gene encoding uncharacterized protein LOC125860080 encodes the protein MAEPKIIELNNGSMQVKVSNLGCTILSLSVPDKDGNLGDVVLGFDTLEPYQKGLAPYFGSIVGRVANRIKDGKFSLNGVDYTLPINKPPNSLHGGHKGFDKAVWEVAEHKEGEHPSVSFKYHSHDGEEGYPGDLSVTATYTLTSKTTLRLDMEAVPANKATPVSLAQHTYWNLGGHNSGDILNNTAQIWANHITPVDQYTVPTGEIMPVKGTPFDFTSEKQIGRDIQQVGLGYDHNYVLDCGDEKDGLKHAAKIKDPKSSRVLDLWTNAPGMQFYTANYVNGVVGKGGAVYNKHAGVCLETQGFPNAINTPNFPSVVVQPGDKYIHNMVYEFSVE
- the LOC125857656 gene encoding uncharacterized protein LOC125857656 — its product is MATGSVVGFVGLDDISLELATSLLRSGYSLQAFEAGSPLVDKFLKLGGKVCANPTEARKGVAALVILLSHADQINDLILGDKGVLNGLSKDTIIIFHSNVLPSQIQKLELALRDCYGTNFIVDIYVSKAVSEVLNDKTMIISSGSSESIARAQPILSAMCAKLYTFEGELGAGSKAKMVIELLEGIHSVASVEAIGLGAQAGIHPWILYDIISNAAGNSWVFKNSLPQLLRGNQTKHLFLNLFIQNLGNVLDMAKSHKFPVPLLTVAHQQLIAGSSHPQQQKDDDSTLLKVWESLLGVNLADAVNSKSYNPEELASQITSQSDTVKRIGFIGLGAMGFGMATHLLKSNFCVLGYDVYPPSLSRFADAGGLTGSTPAEVSQDVDVLVVMVTNELQAESVLYGDQGAVSALPFGASIILSSTVSPSFISQLEKRLQSDPKKLKLVDAPVSGGVKKAANGTLTIMASGTDEALKHSGSVLAALSEKLYIIRGSCGAGSAVKMVNQLLAGVHIASAAEAMAFGARLGLNTRLLFDVITNSGGTSWMFENRGPHMIENDYTPLSALDIFVKDLGIVSREGSSRRVPLHIANIAHQLFLSGSAAGWGRLDDAAVVKVYETLSGVKVEGKLPVLNKESALQSLPPEWPVDPINEIRTLTENSLRTLIVLDDDPTGTQTVHDIEVLTEWSIESLIEEFKKRPKCFFILTNSRALTSEKASALIADICRNIDSAAKSVEKADYTVVLRGDSTLRGHFPEEADAAVSVLGEMDAWIICPFFLQGGRYTIGDTHYVADSDRLVPAGETEFAKDAAFGYKSSNIREWVEEKTKGQRPASSVSSISIQLLRNGGPDAVCEHLCNLQKGSTCIVNAASERDMTVFAAGMIKAELKGKHFLCRTAASFVSTRVGIIQKSPILPNDIGISRERNGGLIVVGSYVPKTTKQVEELKLQYGHVLKTIEISVNKVAMESSETREEEINRAAEMADVYLRNHKDTFIMTSRELITGKTPSESLEINFKVSSALVEIVRRITTRPRYILAKGGITSSDLATKALEAKRAKVVGQALAGIPVWQLGPESRHPKVPYIVFPGNVGDSNALAEVVKRWAHPGRLSTKELLLEAERGSYAVGAFNVYNLEGVEAVVAAAEEENSPAILQIHPSALKEGGVPLIACCISAAEQASVPITVHFDHGNSKQELLEVLEMGFDSLMVDGSHLPFKDNVSYTKYISSLAHSKKMLVEAELGRLSGTEDDLTVADYEAKLTDINQAHEFIDATAIDALAVCIGNVHGKYPPSGPNLRLDLLKDLYGLCSKKGVHVVLHGASGLSKEIIEECIKLGVRKFNVNTEVRKAYMDALSNPNKKDLINVMASAKEAMKAVIAEKMRLFGSAGKAC